GTTCGGGCCAAAGGCGTCGTCGCGGACGAAGCGTCGCTACGGAAATTAGTGCGTCAGGGCGATCAAAAGCCCGTCAATGTAGAGTTTACCGTCTCTTAAAAGGGGGAAATACACCATGCTTGAGGAATTTGATAAGCAGATCAGTATCCTATCCGAATCATTTGCCCGCAAGTTCAACCGGCGCAAAGTGATCGGCACTACCGTCAAAGGTGTTTTTGCGACAGTCGCCGCCGCCTCTATTGGTCAACTGACCAATCTGGGGCAGGCGTTTGCTCAAACCTGCACGTGCGACGAAGGCTGGACGCGAGGGAAACCATGCAACTACTATGGCTTTAATTGTCCCAATAATGGTTGCCCAGGTGCCTGCTCCGTCTGTTATAAGCCCAGTTGCGGCGGCTGGTGCGATTATTCCAATGGACACTGGGTCTCCTGTAGTGGCCTGGGTCCCAGCCATAAAGGCTACCGCCTGTGCTGGGACTGTTGGAGATGCGGCAACAAGGGCGGTTACTGCCAGCCAAAATGTTCCTGCCTCAGCAATTGCATCGGCTGCTGATCCTTGCGTGCAAAGGAATCGCGGGCTTGCGTCCTCGCGCCCACGTAAGGTCGCACCCTGGTGGTTGCACGTGTCCGTGCAGGGATCAAACAGGAACTCCGCAAATTCCTCTGTTCCGGTGTATCCTCTCAGAGGATGGCGGGGCAGGGCCATGTGCCCGCCCTGCCAACTGGTTGTAGGGACAGCGCCGTGTGCCTGTCCTTCTAGAAAAGAGAGTTCAGCATGTTCGAGGAATTTGATAAACAGGTCAGTATCTTGTCCGAATCATTCGCGCGCAAATTCAACCGGCGCAAGGTAATGAGCGGTACCATCAAAGGAGTATTCGCTACCATTGCCGCCGCCTCTATTGGTCAGCTAACCAACCTGGGGCAGGCCTTCGCCCAGTCTTGTACCTGTGACGAAGGCTGGACGCAGGGTCATCCATGTAACTACTGGGGGTATCCTTGTCCCAGCAATGGCTGTCCATCCGGCATGAAAGTCTGTTACAAGCCCAGTTGCGGCGGCTGGTGCGACTATTCCAATGGGCACTGGGTCTCTTGTAGTGGCCTGGGTCCCAGCCATAAAGGCTACCGCCTGTGCTGGGATTGTACCAACAGGAACAATCCCTGCCATCCCAAATGCTCCTGCCTGAGCACCTGTCTCGGTTGCTAGTCCTTGCGGGGGCCAGTCAATCGGCTCCACGGCTCTGCCGTAGGGGCCGATTGATCGCGCCCACCGCCGATTGATCGGCCCGCGTCCCTTGCCAGACAATGTTGTGAAAAACCATGATCGGCCCGCGTCCCTTGCCGGAGCATTTTGTTAAAATTTATTACCGGTCCTGTGCCCATAGTATGTTCTCGAAACCCATCACAGAACCTTTGAGGAGCGCAAACAACCATGATCAAAGTAGAGCGCCTGTCACAGCCTCTCCGCCTGTCCCTCACCGGCAGCATGCTCATCTGTGGCTTCATCGCGGCGGCATTGCTCCTTCACCAGGGCAACTTCGCCTCTGCCAGCGCCGTCTTCGCCATCGGCCTCGCTGCCCTCGTCGGCGCTGGCAAACTCGCTTCCCCTTGAGGCTTCAACGCGGCCACCACTGCCGTGTTATCCTCCGGGCGAGGATATGGACTCAGAATGTTACTCTATATAGCAGCTTACGCCGTCCCCGCCGCCATCGCCTGGGGCATATTTGCTCTCGTCTTCAGACTATTGGCCGCTATTCCCCTCTTGCTGCCCCTTTTAGCCCTCGCCTACGCTCTATGGTTCGGCCTGAACGAGCTCCTGGAATTCAGCCCCATACGACTAAGCCTGGCGTGGCAGGTGCCATCATCCTGGGTCAAGCATCGTCCCGCGCCCGTTCAGGCGCTCATCTGGGGTACCTCGCTTGGCCCTGGCCTGATCACACGCAACCCCTACGCCGGCATCTGGCTGCTCCCATTCTTGATCGTCCTGGGCCGCGACCCCGTCATGACCCTTATCACCGGTCTCCTGGTAGGAGCCGTACATGGTGGAGCGCGTGCCATCGGTGTCCTGCGCAATCGCAGCTGTATGCGCGACGACATCGACGCCTACCTCAAGATCATGGGTCAGCAGCAGCGCTGGCAGTACCTCGATGGTCTTGCCCTCCTGCTCGCCGCCGGTGCCCTCGGCGCCTATGCCATCTTTTTGCTGGGCGGCCATCTCTAGATCGCCCTATTCCCTTATACGCCAGTGGATCACCTGGCATCTGATCGAACATAACCTGCATCATGGTGGTGAAATCTCTCTCACCCTGGGCATGTACAGTCTGGAAGCGCCTGATCTTTAACCAAAAGGCCGCTCACAGCATCGATCTCATCACAGATCGATACTGTAACTCTGCTCCCCCACTACAACCTGCAACAAAAACACAATTTGCAACGACTTCAGGCCCGCCGGTTCCGCGTAGGCGACTCTCCCACCCACTCCCTGCGCCCCGGCTTTAAACGTCTTGGGCAGCGTATTATCAATCGGTGGCCGGTTCGCGCCATTAACGTACAGCCGGATGTAGTCATAACCGTAGCCGGGCGATATCGCTGTGCCGTTGTTGTTATCCACCGTGAAGTTGAGCACATAGAACTGCTGCCCCGCTTTGCTCTCGCTGCCGCCATACGAGTAGCGCACATCCACGCTTTGCAGGTGATACGTCAGGATCGACCCCTCAAAGTTGTAAGCAATCGTCAGCGATTGCGGAGATACCTTCACCGCGTATTGATTCGCATTAAACTTGCCGCTGAAAGGTATCGTCACCAGCGTTTCACCAAGCGCCGCGGAGCCAAGTTGCAGCTTTAGCGTGCTCAATTGTGTATTTTGCGCCACCGGAAAATCGATCCAGCCCGTTTCACTTTTGCCCGGCTGGGGACCCGTCGAAAGCCTCACATTGCTGGGAGCAATCGGCGCAATCTTTGGCGCAATTAAACGCGCTATATCATAATAGATCACTGCCACCGCGTAGGTATTCGGATTCGTCACCCGCATATTCAAACGTACCGCCGCGGGCCCGGCATGAATAGGATCGTCGGCGAAAGCCGTCGCGTATTGCGCGTTCAAAACCGTGAAATTCAGGTCCGCGTAAGGAAGCGCGCGCTGCACCTGGAGCGTAGTAACAGGGGGCGACGCAGTATTGGAGTTCGTATTGATCTGTAATCCCCTGAGCCAGTTCCATGTCACAAGGCTTGCCACCGTCAGCAGCAGCAGTCCCACGATCAGTATCATCCCTAGCCAGGGCTTTAACCGTGCCGCATGCTTTGTTTGCGGTGTGCGAGCACGCGCTGCCTGAGATGCCGCTTTTTGCAGTTGCTCCACCGGGGAGGCAGATGGAACCTTTCTCGCCATACGTTATAGTCCTCTTTTTATGAAATAGTCTCTCTGCTTTCTCTATTGTAGCAAGCTTTGCCAATTCTTGACACCCCTTTAAGCACGTGTTAGCATGGATTCAGGCTAACAGGCATATCTCCCCAAATCAGAGAGACATGCGCGTTGGGAATGGTAGGGCCAGATTGATCGCGCGCTCAGGCGCGGTTCGCCATAAACTCTACCACTACATTCCTCACTATTTATGACTATTAAAAAGGAGCTTTTGTCTCAATGAAGATTCATGAATACCAGGCCAAAGACATCCTGGCGCGCTACGGCGTTCCCATCCAGCCTGGGCGCGTAGCATACACGCCGGAAGAGGCAGAACAGATCGCCCGCGAGTTGGGCGGGCCGGTCGTCATTAAAGCCCAGGTCTATGTGGGTGGCCGCGGCAAAGCAGGTGGCATTCAATTCGGCGATACCCCTGAAGAGGCACGCGCCGCCGCCGCCAGAGTATTAGGCATGAATATCAAAGGGCTGGCCGTCGAAAAGGTCCTCGTCGTTTCCAAACTCGATATCGCCGAAGAATACTATCTCGGTATCATTCTTGACCGCAAGTCGCAGGCTCCCGTCGTCATGGTTTCAAAAGCGGGCGGTATCGACATCGAGGAAGTAGCCGCGACAACCCCGGAGAAGATCATCCAGCAACCTATCGATATGCGCTGGGGACTGCGCCCATTCGAGGCGCGCGATATCCTGGCGCGCGCTGGATTGCCGCACAACGTCATCCCCAAAGGCGGAGCAATCCTGACCGCCCTTGCCAGAGCCTTTATCGAGAGCGACGCCAGCCTGGCCGAAATCAACCCGCTCGCTCTGACAACTGATGGGCAGGTGCAGGCCGCCGATGCCAAGATTCTCATCGATGATAACGGCCTCTTCCGCCAGAAGGAGTATGCCGCCTGGGCCGAGCCGGAGGAGTCTAACCCCCTGGAATACGAGGCCAAGCAGGAGGGCCTGACCTACGTCAAACTGGATGGTGATGTCGGTATCATCGGCAACGGCGCCGGCCTGGTCATGACCACCCTCGACATGGTAGCGCGCGTCGGTGGCAGGCCCGCCAATTTCCTCGATATCGGCGGCGGCGCCAAGGCCGAAGTGATGCGCAAGGCTCTGACGTTCGTAGCCCGCGACCCCCAGGTCAGGGGCATCCTGGTCAACATCTTCGGGGGCATCACCCGCGGCGAAGAGGTTGCCAGGGGCGTCATCATGGCCCAGTCCGAACTGCCCAAGGGTATGCCCATCGTCGTCCGTCTGTCGGGCACCGGTGCTGAAGAGGGTAAGGCCATGCTCAAGGATGCCGGACTCGATTGGGGTAAAGATATGCGCGAGGCCGCCGAGAAGATCGTCGCCGCCATCCGTGAGAGAGAATAATGTAGGGGCCGATTGATCGCGCCCAGCGCCGATTCATCGGCCCTTGGAGGAGCAATAAATGAGTATTTTACTTGACGATACAACACGTGTGATTGTGCAGGGCATTACCGGCCGCGAAGGTCAATTTCATACCCATAACATGCGAGCCGCCGGTACGAAAGTCGTCGGCGGTGTCACGCCCGGCAAAGGCGGAGAAACCGTTGAGGGCCTGCCCGTCTTCGATACTGTGAACGAGGCCAGAGCCGCGACAGGAGCCAATGCATCGTGCATTTTTGTGCCCGGTCCCTTCGCCGCCGATGCCATCATGGAAGCGGCCAGCGCCGGTATAGAATTGATCGTCTGCATCAGCGAATGGATTCCCGTCATCGATATGACGCGCGCCATCCTGGTCGTGCGCGAACATGGAGCGCGCCTGATCGGTCCGAACTGCCCCGGAATGTGTACGCCCGGCTCTGGCAAGATCGGCATCATTCCTTACCAGATTTTTACTCCCGGCCCCGTCGGCTTCATCTCCCGCTCCGGCACACTGACCTACGAGGTCGTAGCCTTACTGACAGAGGCCGGTATCGGGCAATCCACCTGCATTGGCATCGGCGGTGACCCCATCATCGGCTCGACCTTCATCGATTACCTGAAGCTGTTCGAGGCCGATCCAGGCACAAAGGCCGTCGTCATGTGCGGTGAAATAGGCGGAAGCGATGAGGAAGATGCCGCCGAATATATTAAAACCATGACCAAACCCGTCGTCGCCTTCATTTCCGGGCGCACAGCACCTCCTGGAAAGCGCATGGGCCACGCCGGAGCGATCATCTCGGGCAACACCGGAACTGCCCAGGGCAAGGTCGCCGCGCTCAAAGCCGCGAACGTGCCCGTCGCCGATACCATCTTCGATATTCCTGGGCTGGTCAAAGAAGCACTGGCAAGAGTATAATACGTATCGACTACACCATCGACGCCACCAGGCATTACATCCGGTGGCGTCGATGGTGTAGTCGATACGTATTATATCTATGTGCTCCAAAGGAAAACATATGGCTACCGCGCTCATCTACGATCCAATTTTTTTAGAGCATATCACTCCGCGTAACCACCCGGAGCAACCCCAGCGCTTGCAAGCGGCTATGCAGGTGCTGGAAATGCTCGGCTGGTTACAGCGCGAGGGACTGGTGCAATTAAAACCGCGAGCTGCTACTGAAGATGAACTGGCCACGGTGCATGACCGCGAATACATTCAAGAAGTAAAGAAGGCCGCCCTTGCTGCCGCCAGGGAAGAAGCTGCCGGTGGGCGCAAAACAAGGTTCTTTGCCACCGATACCTACGTTTCCGCCAGATCATACGAGGCCGCTATCAGAGCCGCCGGCGCACCACTGACCGCCATCGATGCGATTATGAACGGTGAGGTGGAGAATGCCTACTGCCTGGTACGTCCACCCGGCCATCACGCCGTCCGCGAATCCGCCATGGGCTTCTGCCTGTTCAATAACGTAGCCGTTGCCGCGCGCTACGCGATTGACCATTATGGTCTCGAACGTATCATGATCATCGATTATGACGTGCATCACGGCAACGGCACGCAGGAAATGTTCTATGACGATCCTCGCGTGCTGTACTTTTCCGTACACCGCGCTCCATTCTATCCTGGAACGGGTCTCTCAGACGAAACGGGTGAGGGAGCGGGCCTGGGCACAACCATCAACGTGCCTCTACCCGCTATGACCGGCTACGAAACCTACGAACCGGTCTTTCGCCAGGTCATGGCCGCCGCCGCCGACCGCTATAATCCGCAATTGATGCTGGTATCGGCCGGCTTTGACGCGCATTGGGCCGATCCACTGGGCGGCATGAACCTTTCCACGGCCGGTTTCTCAAAGCTGATGGCGATTATTATCGAAGAGGCGAAATTCCTCTGCAATGGACGGCTGGTGCTCGTTCAGGAAGGCGGCTACAATATCGATGCTATGGCAAGCTGTGTCGCAACCTGCATCAATATGCTGCTTGGTGACGATGCCGCCGTCGATAGCCTCGGCAAGGCGAAAGATACGGCATATCGCCTCAATACCGATGTGCTGATCGCCGAGCTGCGCCGTATCCACCATCTGAAAGGCTACCGCCTGCGCAACGCGCCCAAACCTGATATCGAACGCCTGCGACGTGAGATAAAAGGTCCAGATGCTTAGGAGGAAGCATGCCTCGCGGTGCTGAACATGTGCGTATGCTCACAACTGATGACCTTCCCTTGATAACGCGCCTGCTCAATACCTCTGAGTATGTGTACCAGCGTTTTACGCTGGATGAGCTTCCCGGCCTGCTCAAGCATTATCCGGCGGTTGGCGTGTTCAACGGCACATCTCTGAGCAGTTTTATCCTGTCGCAAACGGTCAATCCTCCCTCCGCCTGGCTGGCCGGTTTTGGCGTAAGCTGGACGGAGAGCCGTTCCTATATGAAGCATCTCGATATCCTCATCGACCACCTGGCGCGCCCACTGGTCAATCGCGGCGTGCGCTACCTGCACTACTCCGGCAACGACCTGCAGAATGATTGGCTGCGCGACGTGTTGTTGCCGCGCGGCTTCCGACCCTATCGCCTGCTATACGCCTACGACAAGTTCGACTTCAGCATCCCCACACCTGGCAACCAGCTTGTCAGGCTGCGTCCGGTCGAGATCGAAGATATACCGGCATTGATGGCAATCGAAGATGCCTGTTTCGAAGATTTCTGGCGCTATGACGCAATCTCATTCACCGATATCATCGCAACGCACCCCTACTTCGTAGTAGCTGAACTGGACGGCAAAATCATCGGCTACCAGTTCAATGCGCTGGATGGCGACTTCGGCTATCTCGTGCGTATCGCCGTGCATCCATCATTGAATGGTCAGGGCATAGGCGCGCGTCTGATGGCCGAAGCCATCCGTTTCTTCAAACAGGCAAAAGTCACCCGTATCATGCTCAACACCCAGGACGACAACACGCACGCGCACCGCCTCTACGAATGGTTCGGATTCGTGCGCATCTCCCAGGTCGGCTTTGTCCTGCGCAAAAATCTGTGATGATACATTTATGCACAGCCAGCCACTCATGTCATGCTGAGCGCGCGAGCCGAAGCCCTGAGCGCAGCGAACGGGGAAGAATCTCAGGCCAGGGATCCTGCGATTCTTCGCGGCGCTCAGAATGACATGACCGATTTTACTGGTGACCAATCACAGCGTCCGGGGCCTCAGAATGACATGACCGATTTTACTGGTGAACAATCTGCATCACACCAAACCGATCAAACACCACGCATCCAGCGGTTCGGTCTTATTCTTCACCGCCAGTGGGGGCAATTTAGTAACCTGCACGTGTTGCCTGACTCTGATAAAAGTGGAATGATTCAGCAGGATATTATTATCGGCGGCATTGTGTTGCAGGCGGGATGCCACATTGACGGCATCTCCGATAGCGGTATAGGTCTGCATATACTCGCGCGAGCCGATGTTGCCCACCATCGCTTCTCCCGTGTTGACCCCGAAGCCGAACGAAATTGGTGTAGACAGCGGTTGAGATCGCTGGTACTCAAGTACGGCAAGCCGCATTTTCCAGGCAGCGCGAACGGCCCGTAGTACATGGTCATCCTGAGTCAGGGGCGCGTTAAAGATGGCCATCAGTTCATCACCCCAGAATCCTGTGATCGTACCACCCTCGTCCCAGATCTCTTTGACCATGATATCAAGATAGTTATTGAGCAGGTTGACCACCTCGCCGGATGCCATGCCCTCGCTCATGCGTGTAAAACCGCGAATATCGGCGGAGATGACCGTTATTTCCTTGATTTCTCCACCCAGGTTCAACGCGCTTGGATCTTCAATCAATCGCTGTACAACATTGGGATGCACGAAGCGACCGAAGATGCGCCGCACTTCTTTGACCCTGGCCTCTGAGCGCTTCAGTTCGGTGCGATCATCGATGACCAGCGCCATACCAATATGGTTCCCATCCGAATCGCGCAAGGAAGAGACGTAGATGCTCAGATTGACCAGGCCACGACCCGTAATTTCGCAATCGACGTTATTAGGCACAATCGTGCCATGATCGTGCTGGACCATGGCATTTTGCAGGTATTCAATGATGCGCGCCTGCGGTAGGACTTGAAATACGTCCCGGTAATGTTTCCCCACTGCTGACAGGGAGTCGATTTGTAGAATCCAGCCCGCCGCTTCATTGAATTTTGTGATAATACCGTTCGAATCGGTGGTGATGACGCCATTTGCGATAGATGCAAAGATGTTGTCCATGTAGCTCTTGTCTTCCTCAACCCTGCGCAGAGCCTGGTTGAGGTCGGCGAAGAGACGCGCATTGTCGATGGCAATGGCAGCTTGATGGCAGAAGGCAAGCATCACATCGCGTTGATTGTTGCTGAACAGGTTGGTTTTCATGCGGCTATCGACATAAACCGCGCCAATACAGTTGCCCCGCACCATCAGTGGCACGCACATAATTGAACGGATGCCATAGGTCATGATGCTCTTTTGCTCTTTCAAGGCATCATCAAGCATGGCATCCGAGGTAATGACGGGCACCTGTGTCCTCACCACGCGCTCGACTGTGCTGCGGCTGATCTGGTACTGGAACGCGCTCTGATCAATAGTACGCTTCTCCTTATCGCGCGCAATCGTAAATTCAAGCTGGTTGGTGGCCGGATTAATCAGTACGAGGAAACCCCGCTCGGCCTTAACAACATCGATGACCTCGTCCATCACCAGCCGCAATACTTTATCAAATTCAAGTGTGGAATTGAGAACGCGCGCGATTTCATAGAGCGTCTCCAGTTCATTACGCTTGCGTTCGAGGTTGCTGATATTTGTAGTGAGCAGTTCGCGCTCTTGCTCAAAATTGCTTCTGACAGAAGGTGGCAGCGACACGGGTTGAACCGGAGATTGTTGCGTGGCACGGTTCAAGCGTTCCTGGAAGGTGAGCAGGACACGCTGCGCGTTTTGATTGAGCCGTCCCAATTCAAGATCGGCAGTACGGCTGATACGCAATGATTCGTTCAGCAGGCGCACGCGTGGATCGCCGCTTTCACCCGCGTAAGTACCCTCGACTGCTACCTCTAGCTTGCGTGTATGCTCGTGCAGCATACGCGAGATGTGCAGAAGTTGCTCCCCCAGCGAGCGCAAGGTACTATTGGTAGTCTCATCGGAATCAGGTATATTCGCCGGTACAGCCACAGCATTCCTCCATGCTTAAATACTATTGTCAGCGGGTGTACTATGTCGCAACACTGTTTTTGCAAGCGGTCAGGAACTCAGGGTATACCCCTTATCCTGTTAGACGCGCACACCCAACAATTATAGCATATGAGGATGTTTTCAGGCAGTGGGAATGATCCTGTTTGATAAAAGGCAGAGGCTTACTCTCCCCAACTGCTGAACTAGCGCCTCACACTCCTTGTTCGTCCAGGTATTTTGTAAACGACATAGGCGTGAAGCCGAAATCCCTCTCGACCGCCTGCAGGTCGGTCGTATTATCAAAAGAAAAAAGTGTCATCGCGGCTGTTGTCAGCGGAGGTTTGGGCAGCACCAACTCCATCACTGCCGAACCGAGGCCCACCAGCGAGGTGGGAGCCGGGGCCTTGATGCGTATCTTATGCATGGCACGCATGAGCGCGTCTATGATCTGCGTGAAAGAGTAATAGGCCGGCCCGCCGATAGTATAAGTTTTGCCGCTGGTGCGCACCGGGTCCTCTAAAACCTTGATAATAACGGTCACGACATCCTCCACATAAATGGGCTGGAACATGACCTTGCCTCCACCGATAAGTGGCACCACCGGCGACGTGCGAATCAAATCGGCCAGGCCCTTGATGAAAGGCGCATCCTTGCCGAACAATACCGAAGGCTGGATAATCGTCCAATCCAGGCCGCTTTCCTTGAGCATCTTTT
This portion of the Ktedonobacteraceae bacterium genome encodes:
- the sucD gene encoding succinate--CoA ligase subunit alpha, with the protein product MSILLDDTTRVIVQGITGREGQFHTHNMRAAGTKVVGGVTPGKGGETVEGLPVFDTVNEARAATGANASCIFVPGPFAADAIMEAASAGIELIVCISEWIPVIDMTRAILVVREHGARLIGPNCPGMCTPGSGKIGIIPYQIFTPGPVGFISRSGTLTYEVVALLTEAGIGQSTCIGIGGDPIIGSTFIDYLKLFEADPGTKAVVMCGEIGGSDEEDAAEYIKTMTKPVVAFISGRTAPPGKRMGHAGAIISGNTGTAQGKVAALKAANVPVADTIFDIPGLVKEALARV
- a CDS encoding adenylate/guanylate cyclase domain-containing protein; the protein is MAVPANIPDSDETTNSTLRSLGEQLLHISRMLHEHTRKLEVAVEGTYAGESGDPRVRLLNESLRISRTADLELGRLNQNAQRVLLTFQERLNRATQQSPVQPVSLPPSVRSNFEQERELLTTNISNLERKRNELETLYEIARVLNSTLEFDKVLRLVMDEVIDVVKAERGFLVLINPATNQLEFTIARDKEKRTIDQSAFQYQISRSTVERVVRTQVPVITSDAMLDDALKEQKSIMTYGIRSIMCVPLMVRGNCIGAVYVDSRMKTNLFSNNQRDVMLAFCHQAAIAIDNARLFADLNQALRRVEEDKSYMDNIFASIANGVITTDSNGIITKFNEAAGWILQIDSLSAVGKHYRDVFQVLPQARIIEYLQNAMVQHDHGTIVPNNVDCEITGRGLVNLSIYVSSLRDSDGNHIGMALVIDDRTELKRSEARVKEVRRIFGRFVHPNVVQRLIEDPSALNLGGEIKEITVISADIRGFTRMSEGMASGEVVNLLNNYLDIMVKEIWDEGGTITGFWGDELMAIFNAPLTQDDHVLRAVRAAWKMRLAVLEYQRSQPLSTPISFGFGVNTGEAMVGNIGSREYMQTYTAIGDAVNVASRLQHNAADNNILLNHSTFIRVRQHVQVTKLPPLAVKNKTEPLDAWCLIGLV
- a CDS encoding histone deacetylase, translated to MATALIYDPIFLEHITPRNHPEQPQRLQAAMQVLEMLGWLQREGLVQLKPRAATEDELATVHDREYIQEVKKAALAAAREEAAGGRKTRFFATDTYVSARSYEAAIRAAGAPLTAIDAIMNGEVENAYCLVRPPGHHAVRESAMGFCLFNNVAVAARYAIDHYGLERIMIIDYDVHHGNGTQEMFYDDPRVLYFSVHRAPFYPGTGLSDETGEGAGLGTTINVPLPAMTGYETYEPVFRQVMAAAADRYNPQLMLVSAGFDAHWADPLGGMNLSTAGFSKLMAIIIEEAKFLCNGRLVLVQEGGYNIDAMASCVATCINMLLGDDAAVDSLGKAKDTAYRLNTDVLIAELRRIHHLKGYRLRNAPKPDIERLRREIKGPDA
- a CDS encoding GNAT family N-acetyltransferase yields the protein MPRGAEHVRMLTTDDLPLITRLLNTSEYVYQRFTLDELPGLLKHYPAVGVFNGTSLSSFILSQTVNPPSAWLAGFGVSWTESRSYMKHLDILIDHLARPLVNRGVRYLHYSGNDLQNDWLRDVLLPRGFRPYRLLYAYDKFDFSIPTPGNQLVRLRPVEIEDIPALMAIEDACFEDFWRYDAISFTDIIATHPYFVVAELDGKIIGYQFNALDGDFGYLVRIAVHPSLNGQGIGARLMAEAIRFFKQAKVTRIMLNTQDDNTHAHRLYEWFGFVRISQVGFVLRKNL
- the sucC gene encoding ADP-forming succinate--CoA ligase subunit beta; the protein is MKIHEYQAKDILARYGVPIQPGRVAYTPEEAEQIARELGGPVVIKAQVYVGGRGKAGGIQFGDTPEEARAAAARVLGMNIKGLAVEKVLVVSKLDIAEEYYLGIILDRKSQAPVVMVSKAGGIDIEEVAATTPEKIIQQPIDMRWGLRPFEARDILARAGLPHNVIPKGGAILTALARAFIESDASLAEINPLALTTDGQVQAADAKILIDDNGLFRQKEYAAWAEPEESNPLEYEAKQEGLTYVKLDGDVGIIGNGAGLVMTTLDMVARVGGRPANFLDIGGGAKAEVMRKALTFVARDPQVRGILVNIFGGITRGEEVARGVIMAQSELPKGMPIVVRLSGTGAEEGKAMLKDAGLDWGKDMREAAEKIVAAIRERE
- a CDS encoding NAD(P)H-binding protein, with translation MILITGATGYVGRHLVARLVEKGERPRCLVRDSRRAASILPADKVEFAQGDTTNPASLEAAVRGIDTIVHAAFITADHKQTTGNQYETTNVQGTTNLIQAAKAAGVRRMIEISGLGTKPAKPGSYMQGRYLAEKMLKESGLDWTIIQPSVLFGKDAPFIKGLADLIRTSPVVPLIGGGKVMFQPIYVEDVVTVIIKVLEDPVRTSGKTYTIGGPAYYSFTQIIDALMRAMHKIRIKAPAPTSLVGLGSAVMELVLPKPPLTTAAMTLFSFDNTTDLQAVERDFGFTPMSFTKYLDEQGV